Proteins from a single region of Salvia hispanica cultivar TCC Black 2014 unplaced genomic scaffold, UniMelb_Shisp_WGS_1.0 HiC_scaffold_655, whole genome shotgun sequence:
- the LOC125199740 gene encoding uncharacterized protein LOC125199740, producing the protein MATTTMASSFQHVTLGCSNAKADAAPLLHVQYLSRTNFGLSRSLIYCGSSRMGKRLPLKPISAVGSGLEATITDPDKNQISIKNVEIVVESKNDDKMQVRVDLPGKETQIVFEKILRNLARTAPPVPGFRREKGGKTSKVPKDFLLQIIGEDRVTKFTIQEIVSTTLADYVKKENLTVKENKINTTHSSSSFATL; encoded by the exons ATGGCAACCACGACAATGGCTTCATCATTTCAG CATGTTACTCTCGGTTGCAGCAATGCCAAGGCAGATGCTGCTCCTTTGCTTCATGTCCAGTATTTGTCTCGAACAAACTTTGGACTCTCAAG GTCGCTGATTTACTGTGGCTCCTCAAGGATGGGCAAGAGACTTCCACTGAAGCCAATATCTGCTGTGGGTTCAG GTTTAGAGGCAACAATAACAGATCCAGACAAGAATCAAATTAGCATTAAAAATGTTGAGATAGTAGTGGAGTCTAAGAATGATGATAAGATGCAA GTAAGGGTCGATTTGCCTGGGAAAGAAACACAGAtagtttttgagaaaattctCAGAAACTTAGCTCGTACAGCTCCACCGGTTCCTGGATTCCGCAGAGAAAAAGGAG GGAAGACATCTAAA GTCCCAAAGGACTTCCTCCTGCAAATCATTGGTGAAGATCGAGTTACAAAGTTCACTATCCAAGAGATTGTGAGCACAACATTGGCTGATTATGTGAAGAAG GAAAATCTGACTGTTAAGGAGAACAAGATCAACACAACTCATAGCAGCTCCAGTTTTGCCactttataa